One segment of Calliopsis andreniformis isolate RMS-2024a chromosome 1, iyCalAndr_principal, whole genome shotgun sequence DNA contains the following:
- the LOC143188561 gene encoding uncharacterized protein LOC143188561 isoform X2, whose protein sequence is MVEGRVMWSGSTFGQATFEGTVTRRWSPDYLLEVLPSRCELATGFLCRLGPDAGTIRRGQFWEVLCYTLPRPGAPKF, encoded by the exons ATGGTCGAAGGGAGAGTCATGTGGTCAGGAAGCACGTTCGGTCAGGCGACCTTCGAGGGCACTGTGACGCGCCGCTGGAGTCCAGACTACCTACTCGAAGTCCTTCCATCCAGATGTGAACTTGCTACCGGTTTCCTTTGTCGGCTGGGTCCAGACGCTGGGACGATTCGGCGTGGACAGTTCTGGGAGGTTCTGT GCTACACCCTCCCGAGACCAGGAGCACCGAAATTTTGA
- the LOC143188561 gene encoding uncharacterized protein LOC143188561 isoform X1, whose protein sequence is MVEGRVMWSGSTFGQATFEGTVTRRWSPDYLLEVLPSRCELATGFLCRLGPDAGTIRRGQFWEVLCGYLICGIRCLDRRFSNSKNNYWLTLRILREEFLESTRKMLNLRCFHIVKNLK, encoded by the coding sequence ATGGTCGAAGGGAGAGTCATGTGGTCAGGAAGCACGTTCGGTCAGGCGACCTTCGAGGGCACTGTGACGCGCCGCTGGAGTCCAGACTACCTACTCGAAGTCCTTCCATCCAGATGTGAACTTGCTACCGGTTTCCTTTGTCGGCTGGGTCCAGACGCTGGGACGATTCGGCGTGGACAGTTCTGGGAGGTTCTGTGTGGGTACTTGATCTGTGGGATAcgatgcctggatcgtagatttAGTAACTCGAAGAATAATTATTGGTTGACCCTGAGAATACTGAGGGAAGAGTTCTTGGAATCGACTCGAAAAATGCTGAATTTGAGATGCTTTCACATCGTAAAAAATCTCAAATAA